A part of Salmo trutta chromosome 15, fSalTru1.1, whole genome shotgun sequence genomic DNA contains:
- the klhl8 gene encoding kelch-like protein 8 — protein sequence MAPGDMVPEHAKQHKLKQEKENRQGTTTTTRPDGDSEPDGSFVFEAHEAWKDFHDSLRQFYEVGELCDVTLKVGSRLIPCHKLVLACVIPYFRAMFLSEMSEAKQDLIEIKDFDGDAIHDLVRFAYSSRLTLTVDNVQPLLYAACILQVELVARACCEYMKAHFHPSNCLAVRTFAESHNRVDLMDMADRYACEHFREVVDCEDFPCVSPPHLRTLLSSSDLNIHSETQVYTAAVKWLKNNPQHHEAWLQQIMTQVRLPLLPVDFLTATVAKEEMIRGNLSCRDLLDEARNYHLHLSNKVVPDFEYSVRTTPRKHTAGVLFCVGGRGGSGDPFRSIECYSISKNSWFFGPEMNSRRRHVGVISVGGKVYAVGGHDGSEHLGNMEMFDPLTNKWMMKASMNTKRRGIALAALGGPIYAIGGLDDNSCFNDVERYDIESDRWTAVASMNTPRGGVGSVALGSHVYAVGGNDGVASLSSVERFDPHLNKWTEVREMGQRRAGNGVSELNGCLYVVGGFDDNSPLSSVERLDPRLCRWNYVSELTTPRGGVGVATVMGRVFAVGGHNGNIYLNTVEAFDPRMNRWELVGSVSHCRAGAGVAVCSTHISQIRDVGQGSSNVVDCM from the exons ATGGCTCCAGGCGACATGGTGCCGGAGCATGCCAAGCAGCATAAGCTCAAGCAGGAGAAGGAGAACCGTCagggcaccaccaccaccaccaggcctgATGGAGACTCTGAGCCTGACGGATCTTTTGTCTTTGAGGCCCATGAGGCATGGAAGGACTTCCACGACTCCCTGAGGCAGTTCTACGAAGTGGGGGAgctctgtgatgtcacactgaAG GTGGGCAGCAGGCTGATACCATGCCACAAGCTGGTGCTGGCCTGTGTCATCCCTTACTTCAGGGCCATGTTCCTGTCTGAGATGTCCGAGGCCAAACAGGACCTGATTGAGATCAAGGACTTTGACGGAGACGCCATCCACGACCTGGTGCGTTTCGCCTACTCCTCTCGTCTGACCCTGACAGTGGACAACGTGCAGCCCCTCCTCTACGCAGCCTGTATACTGCAGGTAGAGCTGGTAGCCAGAGCCTGCTGTGAGTACATGAAGGCCCACTTCCACCCCTCCAACTGCCTGGCTGTCCGCACCTTTGCCGAGAGCCACAACCGCGTCGACCTAATGGACATGGCGGATCGCTACGCTTGCGAGCACTTCCGGGAAGTGGTGGACTGTGAGGACTTCCCGTGCGTGTCGCCTCCTCACCTGAGAACCCTGTTGTCCTCCAGTGATCTGAACATTCACTCTGAGACTCAGGTGTACACCGCTGCTGTCAAGTGGCTGAAGAATAACCCTCAACACCACGAGGCCTGGCTGCAGCAGATCATGACCCAG GTGCGTCTCCCCTTGCTCCCAGtagacttcctgacggccacGGTGGCCAAAGAGGAGATGATCAGAGGGAACCTGAGCTGCAGAGATCTGCTGGATGAAGCCAGAAACTATCACCTGCACCTTAGCAACAAGGTTGTCCCGGACTTTGAGTATTCTGTCAGAACAACGCCTAGGAAACACACTGCAG GTGTGTTGTTCTGTGTGGGTGGGCGGGGTGGTTCTGGTGACCCGTTCCGCAGCATCGAGTGTTACTCCATCAGCAAGAACAGCTGGTTCTTCGGACCTGAGATGAACAGTAGGAGACGACATGTTGGAGTCATCTCTGTAggag GTAAAGTGTATGCAGTAGGGGGGCATGATGGTAGTGAACACCTGGGCAACATGGAGATGTTTGATCCGCTCACTAACAAGTGGATGATGAAGGCTTCCATGAACACTAAGAG AAGGGGCATAGCTCTGGCAGCTCTGGGAGGTCCTATCTACGCCATCGGAGGTCTAGATGACAACTCGTGCTTCAACGACGTGGAGAGATACGATATCGAGAGCGACCGCTGGACTGCTGTGGCGTCCATGAACACACCCAGAGGAGGGGTGGGCTCTGTGGCCTTAGGG agTCATGTGTATGCTGTGGGAGGTAACGACGGTGTGGCCTCTCTGTCCAGTGTGGAGAGGTTTGACCCCCACCTCAACAAGTGGACAGAGGTCAGGGAGATGGGCCAGAGACGAGCAGGGAACGGAGTCAGTGAGCTGAACGGGTGCCTCTATGTCGTGG GCGGTTTTGATGACAACTCCCCGCTGAGTTCTGTGGAACGTTTGGACCCCCGTCTTTGCCGCTGGAACTACGTCTCTGAGCTGACCACGCCCCGAGGCGGAGTGGGCGTGGCCACGGTCATGGGTCGAGTGTTCGCAGTCGGCGGTCACAACGGGAACATTTATCTTAACACAGTGGAGGCCTTCGACCCCCGTATGAACag ATGGGAGCTGGTGGGGTCTGTCTCTCACTGCCGGGCCGGAGCAGGAGTGGCCGTCTGTTCCACTCACATCAGCCAGATCAGAGACGTGGGCCAGGGCTCCAGCAACGTGGTCGACTGCATGTGA